DNA sequence from the Candidatus Bathyarchaeota archaeon genome:
TTTCTCGGCATAGCCAGTGGTGGTGCACTTGCTTATGATATTTGGATTGGTCGGGTGAGAGATGTCCACGAGGTACAATCCGCCCACACCATCAGCCACATACGCAATGCCGTTTGAGATTGTTATTCCTTCCACATCAGATGCCAGAGGAGCAGTCATCGCTACTTCTGCAGGCTGCGAAGGATTTGAGAGGTCTATCACCACCAATCGCAAACCGATTCCAACGTAGGCATAGTTGCCGTGGACCACTACTGACTGGGTTGGTCCGCCAATCTGACCTACTATCGAGAGGTTATTTGTAGAAGATGAGAACGATGCTGAAGAGGGAAAAACCGCCCAGAGAGATTGCCTCGTAACAGTGTCCAGGAAAAAGGGAGATAACACCATGAGCACAATGAAGGCATAAGGTACACTTACTCGCTGAATTGTACTGAACGCCTTTTGTACGCGCGTTTTCATGCACCCCGAACTGTTCAAGAAGGTAGGTGTTATGTCTGCTATTACAAGGAGCGTTATTTATAATTTACCTGCAAGATGACTTGAGAATGTGAGATTTGGGTTTTTGGTTTGCTGGCAATTATGATGAAGAGACTGATTGATCATATAAATGACTAAGTAGAATGCCTGAGAAAAAACCTAACTTAAAGCATCGTTATGATTGAACCTAGCAATATCACCAAAATAGACCCATAACACGCAATATGCATTGCTACCTCAGGATGCTGCCTATCCATGATAAATAACTCTCAGAACCTTCCACTATTGGGAGTGCAAGGATTTCAGGCACTTCATAACTGTGCAGGCTCTTAACACGGTCAGCTAATTCCAAAAACAAGTCCGCACGCGATTTCATAATTACCAAACATTCCTCTGCTTGGTCGATTTTGCCTTGCCAGTGAAAAAACGAAGTTACTGGAGAGATTATGTTTGCGCATGCAATCAGTTTGTCTTTTAGTAGCGCTTGAGAGATTTTTTCGGCTTCTGCCCTGTTTGCGGTTGTAACTAAAACAATAACGAAATTAGTACTCATGGTCGTTTCACAATTTAATGTTGGTTTGTGGGAAATAAAACCTTGCCATGCCACAGGGAAGCGTTAATACATTTAAATTCCCATGTACAAGTATAAAGTAT
Encoded proteins:
- a CDS encoding divalent-cation tolerance protein CutA, producing the protein MSTNFVIVLVTTANRAEAEKISQALLKDKLIACANIISPVTSFFHWQGKIDQAEECLVIMKSRADLFLELADRVKSLHSYEVPEILALPIVEGSESYLSWIGSILR